TTTTCACAATATAAAAAGATTATTACTTTCATGGAATGCAAATTTAAATATTATTTATATAAGTTGCAAGCATTTTTCGAGTAAAATTACATTTTCTTTTAAAATTTAATTGAATACTTACTGATTTCAACAAAAGAGTACATAAAACACTTATAATTATAAACAGAAGAGTGTTTAGATGACAAGTAAACAGGTTTTACTTGACAAGTGAACATCTGAACAAGCTATTAGTTATAAAAGAAAAATAGGATTTTGTTTACATGTTGATAAGTTTTGTTTACATGTAAATGGGCGTGTAAATGAACAAAATTGCTGATTTAAAGAAAGACAAGAGATTAGGGGGAGACAAAATAAAAATAAGATAAAAAAGACAAGGTAACAAAGTATACAAAGACCAAATAACAAAATAATCTGGAACAAAGTAATAGCATCATGAGTTACCGCTCAATCCCTACTCTCCTATCACGGATGCCATAGAACAATAATATAATGTAAAGAAAAATCTAATCTTCGAATTGAGAAGGGCATAAATCAGCTTGCAATTAACGCCCAATTGGCTTGTAAAAGATGCCCTTTAAGACGCTAACTAACGCCCTTTTGAAACCTTACTAAGCACCTTTTAAAAAGCTATTTTGCAATAGATTGATATTAAGGAAGTTACAAAGGCTATTCAAAAAGAGGTTTTAGAGCCATTTGGGGCAAATAAACAACGAAATGATGTAAAGAAAATTCAGAGGATTAAGGAAAAGCTTTGTGGTAAGATAACAGATAGCTAAAGACGTTGTATTTAGAGTAAAATCATTCTCTCACACATTTAGGAGAATAAAAATAGGGTGTATCAGAAATTTGATACACCCTAATTATTTTTCGTTTTAAACTTATTCTTTCCTAAATCTGGCAGAAGAATAGTACAATTACCTGCGCCAGGAAGATTCTAAGGAACATACTGAGCGGATAAACTGTTGAGTAACCTACAGCTGGAGCCTCACCTGCACAGATAGAGTTTGCATAAGCCAAGGCTGGTGGGTCGGTATAGGTTCCGGCAAGCATACCCATAATTGTGAAGTAATTGAACTTATACTTCAAACGAGCAATAGTGCCGACAATAAGGATTGGAACAATCGTAATGATAAAACCTGTGTACACATACTTCAATCCGTCACCCTGTACTACGGTGTCCCAGAAGGTTGCTCCTGCCTTGATACCTACAGAAGCCAAGAAGAGTGCCAAACCAATCTCACGGAGCATCATATTCGCTGACGTTGTAGTATAGGTCACAAGTCCCATTCGATAACCAAAACGACCAATAAGAATAGCGATAACCAACGGACCACCTGCAAGACCGAGTTTCATTGGTACAGGCATGTGAGGAATCGCAATTGGCAACGTACCGAAGATGATACCGACGATGATACCAACGAAGATGGTTGCAATATTTGGTGCGTTAAGGCGCTTTTCAGAGTTACCCATCATAGAAGCAACGCGGTTAACGTTCTCTTCTGGACCAACAACCATGATACGGTCACCCACGATAAAACGGTGGTTGCGACCAGCAAAGAGGTCCATACCCTGTCGGCTGATACGTGTTACGTTCACGCCATATACTGAACGGAAATGAATATCGCCCAATGTCTTTCCGTTAATCTTACTATTGGTGATAACAATACGACGGCTAACCAACTGTTGTGGCTGGTCTTCCTCGTGCCAGTCTACTTCAATCTCTGGACCGATGAAAGCACGGATAGCAGCTGCGTCAGCCTCTGCACTGACAACGAGAATCTCATCGCCTAACTCAAAAATATTATCTAAGGTAGGAACAGACAATACCCCTTCGTGCATAAGACGTGTACAAACGAAGTCACGATTAAGGAATTCTGATATTTCTTCGAGCTTACGGCCTGCGATATACGCATTCTGTACCTTCAAATACATTGTGTAAGGCTTTGCATGAGGATTCTCAGCTTCTTCCTCATTCAGCTTTTCATTCTCCTCTTGAAGGTTTACCTTACAGATATAACGGATAGCGATCGTCGCACTGATGATACCTACCACACCCAAAGGATAAGCACAAGCGTAACCAGAAGCGATGTCGAAGTTCATGCCATTCTTGAAGACACTGTGGAGTGCTTCATTCGCAGCACCAAGACCAGGAGTGTTCGTCACAGCACCATAGAGCGTGCCGACCATCATAGGAAGATTTGTCTTGTCCTGCGTGTCAAAGAAAATGTAGTAACAAGCAAACATCACAAGGACGTTGAGCAGGATTGCCACCGTCGAAAGGATGTTCAACTTCAGACCACCTTTACCGAAACTTTCAAAGAATCCCGGTCCGACTTGCAAACCAATCATAAAGACAAAAAGAATCAATCCAAAGTCTTGTACAAAGGTCAATACGGGGATAGGTCCTGTAAATTTAATGTGACCAGCAAGAATGCCCACAAACAACACAAAGGTAACGCCAAGCGAAATACCTCCAATTTTAATTTTGCCAAGGTAGATACCCAAGGCAATGACAATAGAATACAATAGCATAATATGGGCTACCGTATCCTGTTTCTCTGCCGAAAAAATATCAATTAACCAGTCCATAAGTATTATTTATTGCGTGCAAAGATAAGGATTAAAAGGCATATAATCTAATCTTTTATGACGAATTTTAACCATATGTCTGTTTTTGTATACGTTACTTTCTTATTTACCTATGTAAAAACTGTTCGTAAGATGTTATTGAGCCATCGAGAATATGAAATAATGAGACATTCTTTTCTATGTAGACAAATAAAAATAAAAGGTATTGCAGTATAATAACCTATTAGAGATTAAGACAGCCAAAGAAGTTATTGTCTACTTTCATCTTCATGCTAAGGACCTCTAAATCTATTTTAAAGATATTCTGTACATGTCCTATCCTATTCACTTTTATGATTATAAAGACCCTCTCCCACCCTCATCATCTAACATGCCGATGCTTAGCACACGTCGTGCTGATGGTGAGCACCAATGGTGTTAGGTGCTAAAAGATTGCGATTTATCGCTGAATTAGAAGCAAGAAGAATCTTTATTAGACTTTATAAGGCTACATAAATAAAAGAATCCCCTTGTTTGTTGCCGAATAAGTATTCTACAACAAACAAGGGGATTGACTATTTATAAACTACTAATTTACTTTACGCTAATCTTTGCAGCCTTGTTTCCTACACGTACGATGTAGGTACCACGAGCAAGAGAGATGCGTGTGCTATCGTCAGCAACCTTACCTTGGTAAACGAGTTTACCATCGATTGAGTAGATAGCAACTGTGCTATTCTGTGCGCCAAGAACGCTAATTGCACCATCGAAGAACTGAATCTTAACATCCTTATCAGCTGTAACAGCATCAATACCTGTTGCAGGTGTGAACGCGATGTAGTTTGTATAGATAAGTGCATTAGGGAAGTTATCGTTTGACATCACACAAACAAGGTTGGTGATAGACTGAGTGAGCTTCAATGTAGTTACACCATTCTCAACGGTGTACTCATCATTGACCTCTAACTTCTCACCTTGTAACTCGCCATCTCTGTATGTCACATTACCGATGAACCAGTGATAGGTTGTCATCTCACCGCCAACAACAGCTTCAGAGCTGAGGTCAACCTTACCATTAACACACTTAACATCGATTGGTGCCTGAAGGTTGTAAGAGTATCTATCAAATCGTTTGCCGTTATTGTTTGGCAATGGCATTGTAGAGAACTTCAGACGGTTGCCAACAACGTTGAGAACTCTAAGGTTGGTATTCTTTGATACGTCAACCTTTGTCAACTTATTAGCGTTCAACCACAACTGCTCTAACTGAGGAAGCTTGTCGAGTGACACGTTTTCGAGGTCGTTATCGCTCAAATCAAGGCTCTCAAGTTTAGGGTTATCAAGCTTGATTTCCTTCATCTTATTGCTTGAGAGGTAAGCAATACCAAGGTTTGGTGCCTTTGACAAGTCGAAGTTCTTAATCTTATTACCAATCAATGACACTGCGAAAAGTTTTGGGAACGGTGACAAGTCAATGTCTGTCAACTCATTACCATCAAAGTTCAAATCTGTAAGATTTGGTGCTGCAGGGAGCTTAACAGATGTAAGTCCAGCTTGAGTTATAGAAATGAGTTTCGCTTCCTTCAAACCAGTGAGGTCTACATCAGTCATCTTAACATTTGCAACGCTGAAGACTTTCACCTTATCATCAGCCTCAGCAACAAGCACACGTACCTTTGTGTTCGCCTTAGATTTAGCTTGGAAAATCTTATATTTTTCTCCAAGTGTGTACTGTGTAACATTACCATTGCCGCCCCACTCGAAGTAAACAGACTTACCAGGAACATAGCTTGCAAGAGACAATACTACGCTATCGGTCTGGTTGACAGTAGTAAAGGAAGCCAACTCGTATTTAGGGAAGGCAATAGGATGAACATTAGTAGTCTTGAAGACATTCTTACCTTCGAAATCAGGGTAGGCAGCATGCGTCATCTCACAATAGATTGAGTCAAGTGCGAGGTTGGTGAACTTAGCTGAACCATTGGTGATGGTGTAGTCCTTGCCCAACTGTAATGGTGTACCATCTTTCTTCTTCCATACAAAGTTAGTTGTTGCTCCATCCTTTGTTATATACTGCTCAGAGAGGTCGATACCTGGTGAAGAGGTTGAAATCTGCAATACATTCTGTGGTGCATAGATAAAGTTACCACGAGTCAGACCGAAGTCGTTAGGCATATTAGCCAATGTGAAGTAGTTACCACTAACATTCAACTTCTTAACTGGTGCTACAGGTGGAATCTTCACCTCAGTAAGTTCGTTATTTGCCACATTGATATCCTCTATAAGTTCGCTGTGGTTGAGAAGGAGACGAGTGAACTTGTTGTAAGAGATATCAAGCATACGCAAGTTGTCGGCATCCTTAAGATCCAACTTATTCAGTTTGTTGTGACTTACATTGAGCTTGGTTACACCATAGATGGTATTGAAGAGCAATGAGTCAACTTGGTTATGACTAATGTTGATATCAGTCAACTTACTCTTATTAAAATAAGATGATGGACCACGGAGATCAACACGATTTAGCTGATTGTAAGAGAGGTCGAGTTTCTCAAGCTTATTGTTGTAAGAGAGGTCGATAGTAGTAAGATTTGCTCTCTTCAATGTAAGCGTACGAAGTTCTGTAAGTGCAGAGAGGTCGATGTTGTCAATGTACTGGCCATCAGACTCAAGACTTGTTACGTACTTATCCTGTGGGACATATACGATAATGTCTCCAGCACCAGTACGTGTAGTCACGATATTGGCTGTAGCTGGGCGCTCATCCTTAATCTCGAATGGGGTAGTATTACCATCGCCTAAGTCAACCTTTACAGTTACAGGATTAGCTGCTGTAGCACCAAGGATACCAACAGACATCTTCAGAGGAGAACCTGCGTCGCCAAGACTTGCGAGCTGAATAGCCTTCACATCCTTACCAAACTCGGCAACAGTCTTCACACGGAAGTTTTCAGTGCGGATAGGATAGTCTCTGAGTCGGCTATTAGTGAACTGAACAAAGACTTCTTCATTAAGTTCTTTCTTCAAAGTAACCTTACCACCCTCGTAAGAATAATAGCTGTCATCTAACTCTACTGGCTTTGTTGGGTCATCCTTTGGAACACGATAGAGTCTTGCCTGAGTCGTTGTATTTGCACGAAGCACACGCTTGCTAAGGTCGATGACATCACCTACCTTATATGTATCGTTCAACTCCATAGGGTTTTGTTCGTGGTAATACTCAAACCAGTTGCCTGGTTCAGGTAGTGTCGCAAAGTCCATGTAGTTATAACGTACATTGACACTATATAGTTTTGGGTTTTGACTAACGTCAAGGTTCCGTAGGAGGTTACGGTCGCAAGAGAGTGTGAAGAGCTCTGGATTGTTTCTTAAGTCAAGCTCTTTCAAGTTGTTACCACCACAATAGAAATAGTAGAGCTTCGGACAGTGAGACACATCAATGGTCTCGAACTTCACGTCAGTATTGACAGCCCCAGAAGAGTGAGAGATGTAGAGCTGCGTAATCTCAGGGTTATGACTAAGGTCAAGAGTCTTGACACGAGAGTCACCCACGTTGAGTATTTGCAGTAATGAGTTCTTTGAGAGGTCTACACTTTCAACACTTGTCATGTCAAGACTCAAACGCTGCAGATATGGGCAGCCTGTTGGATCTGCTGTCTTGAGACTAATAGTGTGGTAAGCATCAAACGAACGGAGATTAGGAAAGTTCTTAAGCGTGAAGTCTGGAGAGATATGTCCAATCTGTGGAACCTCCAACACCATAAGATTTGGCATACGACCAATCATTAATGGAGTTGTAGCAGAGAAAGGATTATCCTGCAAATAGATAATATTCAGACTCTGTAAACGATCGATGTTGAGTGACTTTAAGTTGTTATGCTCTAAGTTCAAGACTTGGAGTTTCAAGTTGTCATTAAACTGAATCTGGTCGATCTCGTTACCAGAAGCATTGAAGAAATAGAGGTCGTCTGGGTTACCTTTGATTGTTACCCAGCCTGCATCTGACACAACATCTGTACAGAGAGTACCCTTAATGGCCTGTTCGCCATGATCATTCTCAACAATAGCTTTATTAATCTCAACTTCGGTATCACCAGAACCATAGTCGATAGAGACATCAGCCTTGTCTGATTTAGAGCCCAACACAAAAGAAACCTGTGCTGCCACACCAGAATTCTTTGCCTTTTCAGGCACATTGGTGTGGAATCGAATCAAAACTTCGTCTTGCGCATGGGCAGCAAGCGAACTCCACAACATAGCCATCACTAAGAGGAGGAATGATGGTAAAAAAGTAAATTTGTGCTTCATATAAATATAAATATTATTGTGTTCTGATTTTATAGCTTATCTTTACTTATCGTATTCCCAAGGGTTAAGAGTGTTAGTCCTATCCTTTGGGAATATTATTCGATGTGTATCAAGCCTTAATAGATAACGATACGTTGTGCCTTACCACCATTTACTTGAATCAAGTAAACGCCCTTGTTCCATGAAGAGGCATTAACGTTGAGTTCGTCACCTTGTGCTGAGAGCGAGTGAACTAACTGTCCGCTGAGTGAGTAAGCACGTAGATTCAGCTGCTTTGCACCAGCAAGGAAGGCTGAGAAAGAGCGTTCGCCAGTCATTGTAATGACAGGTACTGCCTGACTCTCTGCGTATCTTACACCATTAATACCATTGGTTTCCTTTTCCTTTAGTACCTGCTTCAAACCTGCGTAAGCGTCAAACTTACCTGCTCCCCACTGTACTGGGTCGCCCGTTTTAGTGACATAGTCATCCTTACGAGCGGTCTGTTGGATGATACGTATTACGTCCTTGACAGTCAAACTTGGGTTTGCTTCAAGCCAGAGGGCAATAGCACCAGCTACAACAGGCGTAGCCATGGATGTTCCGAGAGATTGATGCCAGTAGTATTTCTTACCACCTTTCTCCAACTTACCCTGCAATGCCATGTCAGTATAGCCTAAGTCAGTATTCTCTACAGCATATGTATTAACAGAAGAGATGATAGATGCACCCGGAGCACATACGTGTGGAAGGTTTCTACCATCGGCTAATGTACCGAAAGAAGAGAAGCGTGAAGCCTCGCCTTCAGGGAAGTCATCTTCATCACCTCGCTTGTTGTAGCCATAAACAAAGCCGTCGAGAGATGACCAGTGGTTGCGTACATTGTAGCTACCAACAGTAACGATGTTTGCAGCACATGCCATATCGCTGATAGACCCATTACGTGTTCCGCTTACGAAGCCCTCCTGCTTGTTGCTATCAAAGTAGATAAACTGTGCATCACTGTACACTTCAACACGCTGTCCAGGCTTCTTACTCGTTATTAGCAACGCCAGTTTATAGTTTCCATCCTTGTTATCTTTCTGGTTATCACTGGTCATTATCTGCGCCATAGCGTAGTAACGGCCCGTTTCAGGGTCTATTGCAGAAGCTGCTGTGACGTATCCATCGAACGCTTTCGCAAAGCCTTGGTTAATAACAGCACCTGACATTGAATACTCACCACCTGATGCGTAGGTTATAGGTTGGCCATTTGTATTATTTGGAAGAGGGATTCTGCTAACAACACGGTTGCCACGCTTCGTATTAGTAACAACGATTTGTAACTCGAATTCTGTAGAGTCATTACTATAAGCTGCTATCTGTCCGTTACGAAGATTAAAGTAGGTCTTACCTCCAGAACGCAAAGTATCTGGTTGCATTGGCGTGAGGAAGGTTTTAACCGTTTCATCTGCAGCGGTAAAATTCTTCTTTAATGCGATACCCATGTTCGCTTCGTTACCTGCAGCAACACAGATAATAGCGTGTTTTCCTTCCTCTGCAAGGAAGCGATTCATTACACTTGTAGAGTCGTGTACACCAATGTTACTACCTAATGAAAGGTTGATAACACATGGCTTTGGCTTCTTTCCTGATAGTTTTGCATACTGTACGACATCATCAACACCAAATGCAATATACTGATCACGCAAATCACCGCATGAAGCCACAAGTTCTGACTCTGTCGCACAACCATAGAAAGGATTAGGACCTGTCACTTTATAAGACCTATCGTTATCGTTAGTCTTAGCATAGTTGATATTGCCTTTGTATCCACCCGCCATGATTCCTGTAGTGTGAGTACCATGGAACGTAGTGTAGGAATCAGTCGTAAAGTCCTCAATAGCGTATGCATTATCACGGTTTGTTAAGGTATCAAGCACGACACGAGGGTAATAGTTATCGAATTGATAACCATCCTTATTTGACTGACTGGCTGTAATCTTACTGATATAACCAAATCGCGTGCTTCCGTCTGGCTTGAGGAAGTTGATATGGTTAGGGTCAATACCACCATCAACAATACCCGTTACCACTCCTTTACCAGTGTAAGCCTGTGGGAGGTCGATACCTTTGTGAATCTTATCTACGCCAATCTCCTTACGTACGACGTCCATCTTCTGATAAACACGACGTGGGAGTTCCATACGACGAACGCACTTTAAGCCTGCAATACGCTCAATGTCTTTTATTGGAGCCACGACAATGGCAATATTACCACGTACACGCAGCACCTTTACGCCTTGTGCCTCTAAGTCTGCACGGTCGTTCTGATCCTTCATTTCGACCATTGCCATTGTGTTCTCTGGTACACTCTTTGGGCGTTCAAACGAACGTGTACGACTGTTGTAGGTAGGAATGGAAGTGTTACGGAGTTTGAACAGTTCCAACTGACTTTGTAGGTCAAGCTTCGACTGACCGTAAGCTAATCCTACCGAACATAAACAAAATACAGTGAGTAGAATTTTTCTCATCGCTTGTTAACTATAACTTTTTTACCGTTAATAATATATACTCCATTAGGCAGTTGTGTGCCTTCTATGCGCTTGCCATCGAGACGATAGACTACAGCCTTCCCTTGTTTTACGGCTTCTATGGCATCAATACCAGCTGTGTCGCCCTTGAGAAGGACATCTAAACGGTCGTTGTTCTTCAAATCAAACTCAAAGCTTGTGCCGCCAGGATAGGATGGGGCAAGTATCGTTCCATTGAGTTTAACTACCATCTTACTCAAGTCGTTGCCGTAAGCACCAAGCATGAAATGATGATCGTCGGCTGAGAACATCACCGTGTTTTCACCTGTCTGCATCTTAATCGTTGAATGGTCAGAGCGGTAGAAGTTGAATCCATAGTTCGCAAGACTGATGTCGTCAATGAAAACTGTTGCCTTCTGGTCGCGCACAATGGCTGATGTCGTAACCTCAATCGTCATACCATCGGTTAGTCTTATCTCGTATGCTCCTTCGTAATTGGCTGTTACAGGAGTGCCATTTGCTTTGATAGACTCAATCTTACAACCGCTATTAGGTTTTATTTGGATGAGGTTATTCTTCTCGCCTAACTCAATATTATTACTGCCATTCTGTAGCGTTATCACCTTATTATTATAGCTTTGTCCCTCATAAGCGGTGATATTTGCTGCCTTATCAACAGTCAGCACAGCCTTTACAGTAGCATATTTATGTGCTTGAATATCAAAGACAAGATTGTCTTTCACATAGCATTCGTAGGTACCATATATCGTAGTGGCAGTCCCATTAACCTTGAAAGCATCTAAAGCATAGTTTCTTTGGTCGAAAGTTAATGACAATTTTGTTCCAGCTTTCAGCTTGAAATCAGCGTCATTGTAGTTCTTAACTTCCTCACCATCAGCCATTACCTTTGAGATAACACCCTTTGCTTTCTCGTCAGTAAAGTTGAATTTAACAGGATAAGATACGTTTGGATAATCGGCTTTAATGTCAACAACACAGCCAGCGGTCAGCGTGACAAAGTATTGACCACTTGAAGGAGTAACGTCGTTACCGTCGAGGGTCACCTTATATATAGGGGCATCACCATAATTAGCATTGGTAATTACAAGTGTTTTCTCGGTATTAGGAATCCATTTAACTGTGTTTTCACCATTTTGTAACTCTACAGACGTGCGTGATTCATTGCGTGACACCCTCACTTTTGAGGCATTATCAACGTTTACAGTACATGAACCTGTGCGAGCTTTAGCTAAGTCAGCACTTTTAACAGTGAAGAGCTTATTATTGTCTGCATCCGAAACATAGATGTTGCAACTGGTTAGATTATTAATAGTCTGTGGTGCAGAGTTATCATTATCAATCGTCTTGAGGACACTCTTTAAGTAATAACCCTGTTTTGCCTCAATGGTTAAGGCACCATATTGGGGCACAGTAATTTCATTTGTTCCGTTAGCAAGATTGACAACGGGCAAGTAATTTACTTTGACTGAAACTCTGTTGATATCATCAACCTTGACTCTTACAGTCGTGTCAGCCTTTACGTTTACTGACGAAAACGCCAGTAGCATTAAGAAAATAAAATAGTAAACCTGCTTCATATATACATATTTATAGTTAATCGAATATTGGATGTAACACTTTTTCTATGGTATCTGCACGTATGGCAGAAGATATTTTAGAGGAATTGATGAGTAAAGACTCTTACAGGTTATTCGTTCTATTATATATCTGCTGCAAATATAAATATTATTTATAAAAGAAGCAATCTTTTTTCGATTAAAATTATACTTTAAATCATAAAATGTATTATTAATTTCTATTTCAAACAAAAGAGTACATAAAACACTTATAATTATAAAATCCTCGTAGTTTGTAAGCTACAAAAGGGTTGAGCAGATATTTAGATAAAAGAGAACGGGATGT
The nucleotide sequence above comes from Prevotella melaninogenica ATCC 25845. Encoded proteins:
- a CDS encoding putative transporter; translated protein: MDWLIDIFSAEKQDTVAHIMLLYSIVIALGIYLGKIKIGGISLGVTFVLFVGILAGHIKFTGPIPVLTFVQDFGLILFVFMIGLQVGPGFFESFGKGGLKLNILSTVAILLNVLVMFACYYIFFDTQDKTNLPMMVGTLYGAVTNTPGLGAANEALHSVFKNGMNFDIASGYACAYPLGVVGIISATIAIRYICKVNLQEENEKLNEEEAENPHAKPYTMYLKVQNAYIAGRKLEEISEFLNRDFVCTRLMHEGVLSVPTLDNIFELGDEILVVSAEADAAAIRAFIGPEIEVDWHEEDQPQQLVSRRIVITNSKINGKTLGDIHFRSVYGVNVTRISRQGMDLFAGRNHRFIVGDRIMVVGPEENVNRVASMMGNSEKRLNAPNIATIFVGIIVGIIFGTLPIAIPHMPVPMKLGLAGGPLVIAILIGRFGYRMGLVTYTTTSANMMLREIGLALFLASVGIKAGATFWDTVVQGDGLKYVYTGFIITIVPILIVGTIARLKYKFNYFTIMGMLAGTYTDPPALAYANSICAGEAPAVGYSTVYPLSMFLRIFLAQVIVLFFCQI
- a CDS encoding leucine-rich repeat domain-containing protein — encoded protein: MKHKFTFLPSFLLLVMAMLWSSLAAHAQDEVLIRFHTNVPEKAKNSGVAAQVSFVLGSKSDKADVSIDYGSGDTEVEINKAIVENDHGEQAIKGTLCTDVVSDAGWVTIKGNPDDLYFFNASGNEIDQIQFNDNLKLQVLNLEHNNLKSLNIDRLQSLNIIYLQDNPFSATTPLMIGRMPNLMVLEVPQIGHISPDFTLKNFPNLRSFDAYHTISLKTADPTGCPYLQRLSLDMTSVESVDLSKNSLLQILNVGDSRVKTLDLSHNPEITQLYISHSSGAVNTDVKFETIDVSHCPKLYYFYCGGNNLKELDLRNNPELFTLSCDRNLLRNLDVSQNPKLYSVNVRYNYMDFATLPEPGNWFEYYHEQNPMELNDTYKVGDVIDLSKRVLRANTTTQARLYRVPKDDPTKPVELDDSYYSYEGGKVTLKKELNEEVFVQFTNSRLRDYPIRTENFRVKTVAEFGKDVKAIQLASLGDAGSPLKMSVGILGATAANPVTVKVDLGDGNTTPFEIKDERPATANIVTTRTGAGDIIVYVPQDKYVTSLESDGQYIDNIDLSALTELRTLTLKRANLTTIDLSYNNKLEKLDLSYNQLNRVDLRGPSSYFNKSKLTDINISHNQVDSLLFNTIYGVTKLNVSHNKLNKLDLKDADNLRMLDISYNKFTRLLLNHSELIEDINVANNELTEVKIPPVAPVKKLNVSGNYFTLANMPNDFGLTRGNFIYAPQNVLQISTSSPGIDLSEQYITKDGATTNFVWKKKDGTPLQLGKDYTITNGSAKFTNLALDSIYCEMTHAAYPDFEGKNVFKTTNVHPIAFPKYELASFTTVNQTDSVVLSLASYVPGKSVYFEWGGNGNVTQYTLGEKYKIFQAKSKANTKVRVLVAEADDKVKVFSVANVKMTDVDLTGLKEAKLISITQAGLTSVKLPAAPNLTDLNFDGNELTDIDLSPFPKLFAVSLIGNKIKNFDLSKAPNLGIAYLSSNKMKEIKLDNPKLESLDLSDNDLENVSLDKLPQLEQLWLNANKLTKVDVSKNTNLRVLNVVGNRLKFSTMPLPNNNGKRFDRYSYNLQAPIDVKCVNGKVDLSSEAVVGGEMTTYHWFIGNVTYRDGELQGEKLEVNDEYTVENGVTTLKLTQSITNLVCVMSNDNFPNALIYTNYIAFTPATGIDAVTADKDVKIQFFDGAISVLGAQNSTVAIYSIDGKLVYQGKVADDSTRISLARGTYIVRVGNKAAKISVK
- a CDS encoding S8 family serine peptidase yields the protein MRKILLTVFCLCSVGLAYGQSKLDLQSQLELFKLRNTSIPTYNSRTRSFERPKSVPENTMAMVEMKDQNDRADLEAQGVKVLRVRGNIAIVVAPIKDIERIAGLKCVRRMELPRRVYQKMDVVRKEIGVDKIHKGIDLPQAYTGKGVVTGIVDGGIDPNHINFLKPDGSTRFGYISKITASQSNKDGYQFDNYYPRVVLDTLTNRDNAYAIEDFTTDSYTTFHGTHTTGIMAGGYKGNINYAKTNDNDRSYKVTGPNPFYGCATESELVASCGDLRDQYIAFGVDDVVQYAKLSGKKPKPCVINLSLGSNIGVHDSTSVMNRFLAEEGKHAIICVAAGNEANMGIALKKNFTAADETVKTFLTPMQPDTLRSGGKTYFNLRNGQIAAYSNDSTEFELQIVVTNTKRGNRVVSRIPLPNNTNGQPITYASGGEYSMSGAVINQGFAKAFDGYVTAASAIDPETGRYYAMAQIMTSDNQKDNKDGNYKLALLITSKKPGQRVEVYSDAQFIYFDSNKQEGFVSGTRNGSISDMACAANIVTVGSYNVRNHWSSLDGFVYGYNKRGDEDDFPEGEASRFSSFGTLADGRNLPHVCAPGASIISSVNTYAVENTDLGYTDMALQGKLEKGGKKYYWHQSLGTSMATPVVAGAIALWLEANPSLTVKDVIRIIQQTARKDDYVTKTGDPVQWGAGKFDAYAGLKQVLKEKETNGINGVRYAESQAVPVITMTGERSFSAFLAGAKQLNLRAYSLSGQLVHSLSAQGDELNVNASSWNKGVYLIQVNGGKAQRIVIY